Within Alteromonas gilva, the genomic segment GGCGTCGCAACAGCGCCGCTTGCATGCTATCGATCCGGTAACGGCCACATTGGCGCCTAAACCTGATGAAATGAACATGGCCAGTCGGGTACGCCGCAGTTGTTTTTCTCAGTACTTAAACGATGAGCCCGATTTAGAAGCCCTGGTGGCTGATCACTCTGAACCGGGCGTATTTTATACCGTAACGGAAGATGCCACACGAACAGGCGCGTTATCTGACCGTTGTCAGCAGCGGTTTGAGGCCACCGGTTCGACTGACTACCCCACGTTGTTGGTGCGAATCGAGCAGCACAGTGATGGTAGTGCCACCATGACTCACGTGCGGCCGTTGCAGTTCGATCTTGAATTTGCGGTAGGGGATTTTCCCAATGACGGCATTGAAGGCATGGCACTAGCGCCCGATGGTACCCTGTATTTGGCGCTGGAACGTGATGATGCCGGCAACCCGCGGATATTTTCGGTAGCCCTTAATGATGATTTTTGGCAACAAACAGATTTTGCCATGGTGACAGAGCCTGCCCTTGATGTGCCAACATTTAACAGCGGCCGTCACCCTATCAACGGGCTGGAGTTTTATTTGCCAGAAGGCGCGGTGAGCGGCTTTTTATTTGCTGCGGCGAGAAACGATAACGAGCTGTGGATTATCGACGCTGCGGGTAAATTACCAACCAAAAAAATTGCTTTGCAATTTAGTGCGCCCAGCGGCGATCCACAAAACTGTGCAGCGACCGAAATTATGGACAATGCCTCCATTGAAGGGCTTGCGGTAATCGGCGATACCCTGTGGATGGTAAATGACCCCTGGAAAGAGAATTACATGAAAAACCTGCAGTGCCCGGCGAACGAAAGCCGCTATAAAGGCATGGCGCCACTGCTGTTTAGCATGCCATTAGACACTGCCTGGTTTAACTAAGCACCAGTGAGCAACGCAGCAGCTATTAATGGCTGAAGCGTTGCCTCATCGGGTTACTAGCGCAGACGCTCGGCAAAAGTCTTTTTAAACTTGGCCAGTTTAGGCGCTACGACCATGGCACAATACTGGTTTTGCGGGTTATTTTTAAAATAAGACTGATGATAGGCCTCTGCCTCATAATAATTCGTTAGTGGCACTACCTCAGTAACGATAGGATCAGGCCATATCTCGTCGTCGGTCATTTCTTTTATGATGGCGTCGGCTTCGGCTTTTTGTGCCTCATCATGATAAAACACTGCGCTGCGGTATTGGGTGCCAACGTCATTGCCCTGGCGGTTCAACTGGGTTGGATCGTGCAGTGCAAAGAAAATTTCCAGTATTTCGCGGTAAGTAATCTGCTCAGGGTTGTAGGTCAGACGCACCACTTCGGCGTGACCGGTATTACCACTGCATACCTGCTCGTATGTGGGCGAGTCGGTTTCGCCGCCGGCATAGCCGGAAACGGCTAACTCGATGCCCTGAACCTGATTAAATGCCGACTCAATACACCAAAAGCAGCCGCCGGCCAGCGTTGCGCTTGCCGGGGTGGTCGAGGAAGTTGTCATACTGTGCTCCAAATTAGTTTGTACTGGCAAGTGTGGTGGCGCAATTGTCTTTCTTCAAGTCATCCAAGCGTTTAATTTGCGCGTATTAGCAGCATGAAAACAAATAATGTACCTGAACTCACGCTGTTCTACGACGGCGGTTGTCCTTTGTGCGCCATTGAAATGCGCCACCTGAAACGGTTGAATACCGCCGGTAAGCTGGCGTTTGTCGATATTATGGACGATGACTTTGCCCAGCGCTATCCACACCTCGAATGGCAGGCGCTGAACGACCGCATCCACGGACAGCAGCCTGACGGGACCATGCTCATTGGCCTCGATGTTACCTACCAGGCGTGGAAGCTGGTTGGTCGTGGCTGGGTCTATGCGCCGCTGCGCTGGCCATTAATAAAACCACTGGCCGACCGGTTTTACCTGTGGTTTGCCCGCCATCGTTATAAAGTCTCTTACTGGCTGACAGGCCAAAAGCGTTGTCTGCCCTGTGAAGCAAAGAAATAAGGTGAAAACGCCATGAATTTGTTAGTAATAGGCGCCAGTGGCGCTATCGGTCAGGCAGTCATTAAGCAATTAGCCGATACCTTCAGTGACGCCCACATCTATGCTGTTTCAAGAAGCGCGCCCGAGGTTGACGGCGCGCTGCAAGCGCGTGTGACACCGGTCAGCATAGACAGTCAGGATGAAAGCGCCATCAGCCGCTGGCTCAATGAATGTGCCGATAACAGTATTACCTTTCACCATGTTGTATGCACGACCGGTATACTACACGACGACATGGTTACCCCTGAAAAGCGTCTTGAAGACATCAGCGCCGATGCCCTGCATCATTATTTTGCCGTGAACACGGTCATCCCCGCACTGTGGCTTAAGCATCTGGTGAATTTTTTTCCTGCCGCGCATTCAACTTTTACGCTACTGAGTGCCAGAGTGGGGAGTATTGCGGATAATCATCTCGGTGGCTGGTATGGTTATCGGGCGTCTAAGGCGGCCCTGAATATGCTGGTGAAAACTGCGGCGGTTGAATACGGTCGCAGAGCAAAGCATACCAGTTTAATCTGTTACCATCCCGGTACTGTGGATTCGGCGTTATCGGCGCCGTTTCAGCGCAACGTCAAGCCCGAAAAGTTATTTACCCCCGCGTTCACCGCCAAACAGCTGGTATCGATTATTCAGCAGCGAGACGTCAGCGAAAGCCCCTATTTTTTAGATTGGGACAACAAGCCCATTGCCTGGTAGTGCGCCGTGATGTCGTCCACTGCCGATGAAAACCAAGACTTTTAATTATTGGATTGATAGTATGTCGATGGCGCTACTTTGCGTCGGAAGGTTCGGAGTCCGGGCGTCGCCAACGACAGATAATAAAATAATGATGTTGAGCACGTAGTTCCGAAATAAAGCAACAATAAAAATCACAAGAGGAACTCATATGAGCGGGGCCAGAGAACAGTTCGGATCGCGCCTTGGATTCATTTTAGCCGCAGCCGGGTCTGCGGTGGGGATAGGTAATTTAGTTGGCTTCCCGGTCGGGGCCGCTAAAAACGGTGGCGGTGCATTTTTAGTCATGTACGCCATTTTTGTTTTCGCAATCTGTTTACCCGTCATGATGGCAGAGATGGCGGTAGGCCGTAAGGCTAAAAAAGATCCGCTCGGGGCGTACTCTGCACTTACCGATAATTCTGCCAAATGGAAAATTGCCGGTTGGTTATCCATTATTACGCCGTTTATGATTGCGGTGTTTTACCTGGTCATTACGGTGTGGATTTTTGGGTATTTGTATGGCGCGGTCACGGGTGACCTGGCGCTGTTAGCAGAGCCGGATACCTTTGGTACGTTTATCAATTCGCCAATCATCTTTGTTTATATGGCAGTCGTGTTGGGTATTGTGTACCTGATCCTGCAAGGCGGCGTAAAAGAAGGTATCGAAAAAGCAGCGAAACTATTAATGCCCGCGCTCTTTGTTATGCTGGTGCTGCTGGTTATCTTTGTGTTGACTCAGGATAATGCAATGGCCGGGGTGTACTTTTATCTGGTGCCTGACTTTAGCAAAATAACTGCATCGGTGGTTAATGGCGCGCTATCGCAGGCGTTTTTCTCACTGAGCCTGGGCATGGGGATTATGATCACTTACGGTAGTTACATCGACCGCTCAGCAGATATTCCGGGCTCGGCAAAGCTGGTGGCTTTAACGGATACCGCCGTTGCCTTTACTGCCGGGCTAATGATTTTGCCGGCGATTTTCTCGTTTAACCCCAATACCAACCCTGCAGAGTTGAGCGAATCGTCAATTGGTATGATTTTCTCCTTCCTGCCGCAAATCTTTTTAGCCTTACAGACCAGTATCGGCTTTGTGGGAGCAAGTGTGGTGGCCAGTTTGTTTTTCTTACTGGTGTTTTTTGCTGCCATTACCTCGCTGGTGTCGATTTTTGAAGTGCCGGTGGCCGCATTAATGGACGAAAAAGACTATAGTCGCCGTAAATCGCTGGTGGTATTAGGCGCGTTGCTGGTGCTGTTTGCCATGTTCTGCGCGCTATCCTTTGGTTTTGTGCCGTTCTTTACCGAGTTTACCAGCTACGCTGGTGCCACCAAATCCTTCTTCCAAGTGGTCTATGATGTGTTCTATGACACCATCCTGCCATTAAACGGATTTTTAATTTGTATCTTTGTAATGTATCGCTGGAAGCGCCACAATTTTAATGAAGCGCTGGAGGAAGGCTCGCCTGATTATAAGGGCAGTTGGGTTGAGAAATACGTGAATATTTCGGTAAGTGTCTTTATTCCAATAATCCTGTTGGGGATTTTTATTAACACTGTGGCACTTATATACTTTGGTGTTAGCCTGTTTGGTTAAACAGGCTTCATTTGCCAGGGGCTCGCAAATTCCAGTGTCATCCCCAGTGCGTCCAGCGTGGCCTGCGGGTTGATTGATTTACCCGTCGGCAGAGTACTATGGTCTGACCCATCGCTGAATTCAATGGGGGCTAAACCCAGTTGGTTTGCCATTTTCGGGTAATACTCACCGCGCATCGGATGCGCACTGCTGCTCAGATGCCAGAGCTTTTGCTTTGGCTGCTGAGTCATTAATGCACCGATGGTGGTGACCACATCGTCTACATGCACCAGGTTAACCACCTGATTAGCCCCGCTTAAGGTTCGTCCGGCCAAAGATTTAACCGGATGCCGATCGGGCCCCACTAGTCCAGCCAGACGCAATATATAACCGTTTTCGGGGGCGCATTGCTGAATATGTTGCTCTATAGCGACATGCGCTTCGCCTGACGCCGTTGTCGGTGCAACGGGCGAGCCCGTGGTAATGTCGCCGTCCTGATCGCCATAAACCGAGGTGGTGCTAATAAAAATGAGTTGTTGTGGTGGTTGATTGCGATACAAGGCGGTTATCAGTTCGCACATGTGCCGGGTAAATCCGTCGAGATCCGTGTTGCGTCGGCCTGGCGGAATATTTAATATCACCGTACTGTTTGCGCTGTGTGCACTGAGACTATCAGGGTTGTCGCCCAGAGCGAATAACAGTGCCTTAACGCCCTCTTGCTGCAGTTGTTGCGCTTTATCCTGACTGCGAGTTGTGCCGGTTATTTGCTTGCTGTTGGCAAAATGGCTGGCGAGGTATCCTCCCAGCCAGCCACATCCACAAAGTAAGAGTTTATTGCTGTTGCCTGCCATACTGACGACCTATCCAGATTAATTGGCGTCAGTCTATCACGTTACTGCTGCAACGCTGAACGACCATCTGTTTCCAGCAGATCCAATCCCTTCAGCGCGGCAATGTTTTGCTGCATTCGGGTTTCAGCATAATCGGCTTTGGCTAGCACGGTGCACAGTTCGTCGGCTTTTGACTCCAGCGCTTCGGCTTCGCCTTCAACGCGTTGCTCAATGGTTTCGCCAAAGTTTTCCATACGTGCGGCAAAATCATCCATGTCACCATCGGCGAACAGCATTTGGCGTCCGATTGCCATCAGGAAGTGGCCCATAGAGCGCTCAACCAAATCGTCAATTTTACTGTCTAGTTGTTCACTCCAGGCAGCATCCGCCCAATCTCCGTTTAAGTTAGTACTGTCAAACCGGTAAGTACCGTCAGCAGCGAAAAAGCGTTCGTCGATTTGTGCCGAGAGATCGATAAAAAGTTCATCGAAGTCGTCAGTTAATTCGTGGTCGGCGCCGAGCAGTTCAGAAAACACTTCGGTTACTGCATAGCTTGCGATTTTGATTCCGTCGCGGGCAATTTCAACCGTCATGGGAATAGCGCTTTCTATGCTGGTGTAGTAGTCGGTTACCCAGCGTTGCTCGTCATCGTTAAGGCTGATGACCTGGCCGTCGACATAGAGCTGGTGAGCAGGGGTGATCAGCACTTTCTCACCATCCTCGGTAGTAATGGTCAAATCCCCGTGATCGTAGGTAACAGAGCCATGCAGTTGCATATTACATTGGTTATCAATTTCGATATGGGCTAAAGCGGGCTGGGCACAAAGTGCTGAAGTCATGAGTAGTGCGGTAGCGATAGTTTTCATCCTAAAACCTCTTATCTTAAATAGCTGTTTGTGACATAGTATTGGGTAACTGTTACTGTGCTTTATCGCAAATCGCAGGCCAATATTTTTATTGTTAATTTTCAATTGCTTGCGGTTTTTAGTGAGCTGTAAAATAAGTGGTTTGTTAATAATTTAGAGGTAATAGACTAACTTTTAGCGGAATTGACCAAGATCAATTTTCACTGCTTTATGCGTAAAGCGCATGTTCATTTTTGTTCGCTTAGTGCATAATACGCGCAGAATTTTTATAGGGTAAAGATTATGAGTGATTGGATTGATGCAATTTTATTTGCTGTTGCGTTAGTGGCATTTACTTTAGGCATGAGCAGCATCGTAATGGGTTTCATGTCTAATAAAGAAGGTAGCGAAGCCCTGCATGAGCGCATCGAGATGGGTTATCTTGGCGTCAGTGCGCTGGTTGTATGTCTGTTGATGGTTTACGTAATCAGCTAAATAGCAGCGGCTTGTATACTAAAAAGCGCTCATTTGAGCGCTTTTTTTATGCCTGACATCACCAGTGACAACAAGGCGCCTTGTTGCCTTTAGTCACTTTTTTTTGTCGGCTTGATGAGCCTTCGGGGTTTCATCACACAGGGTCTCTGCCGACGGTGGCTGGCCCTGATTAGCAGGCATAAAGTTGCCCAGGTGGCTGTCACGCTGGTATGCACGTAATTCAAATTGCGGCATCATTGCCATAATGTGATCAAAGATGTCGGCTTGTACTTTTTCGTAAGCAACCCAGGATTTGTCCCTGCAAAAACAATACACTTCCAGTGGCAGGCCCAGTTCATTGGGGGGTAGCTGACGCACCATTAATGTCATATCCTGATTTATCTTGGGGTGTTTGGTCAGGTAAGCCTCCAGGTAGGCCCTGAATGTGCCGATATTGCTTAGCGCCCGACGATTGAGCAGATCGCTTTCGTCGATAGAATTATCTTTATGATAGCGCTGAAGCTCGTCAACTTTGGCGGCGATGTAATCGGCGATAAAGCGAATTTTAGCCACCTTCTTCAGGCTTTCATCGTTGTATAACTTAATCGAATGAATATCGACATATACCGAGCGTTTGATACGCCGACCACCTGACTCCTGCATGCCTCGCCAGTTTTTAATGGCCTCATTGGTCAGGGAGTAGGTGGGGATTGTGGAGATAGTATTGTCCCAGTTGCGCACCTTAACGTTAGTCAGGCCTAACTCAATAATTTCGCCGTCAACGGCAAATTTGTCTACCTGGATCCAGTCGCCGTTAGTAAATAAACGGTTTGCGGTGATTTGGATACCGGCGACAAACCCTAATATTGTATCTCTGAAAATGAGCAGTAATACCGCGGCGATAGCAGTCAGACCTGACAACAACAACAGTGGGTTACGGTCAACAATTAAGGATACACTCAGTAGCAAAAACAGTATTACCACGATGAGCTTGGCGACCTGCACAAAACCGGTAATAGATGCCTGCGCGGCAAATGGCGTGGTGTTATACCAGTCTTCCAGGGTATTGAGCAGTGCGCTGAAGCATAATACGCCGGTGAACATCAAATACAGCAGCGATGTTTTGAGCAACATGTTATGCATCAGGCTATCACTGGTAAGCAACACCTGGGCAGTCAGAAAAATGGTAATAGCCGGGAGCAAATGGATTAACCGGTTAAAAAAGCCGTGGTTGTGCAGTGCGTCATCCCAGCGGGTTCTGCTTTTTAAAATCCACTTATTAATGACCGATCTTAGCAGTACCCGGCTGACCAACAGGGTGATTAGCGCAATAGCGAGCACCACACCGAGCGCAAATGCGTTGTACAGAGTGCTGTTTAATACAATGCTTGCATCCAGGTTTTGCAAGAGTGCAACAAAGCGCTCCCGAAGCGTTTCCGCGGTGACCATTTACATTCCTTTTTTAAGTTGAGCAATCTTGCGGTCTTTAGCGTGCCAGAGGCTGTTCACCCATTGCTGAAAACCGGTCTTGAAGGTCGTATCATTATAATAATCGCCTATCGCGGTGGACGGAATATCCAGTACATTAACATCCACAATGATGTGTCGCATTTGTCCACTTAACATTGCCAGCATTGGGTGCCTGGTATTTTGTGGGTAAAGCAGTGAAATGTCTAAAATATTCGTAAATAACTCGCCCATCGTGGCCAGCGTAAAGGCGATGCCGCCAGCTTTTGGCGCTAGCAGATGCGTGTAAGGGCTTTGGCTCTTTGCGTGCTTTAACGGCGTAAAGCGGGTGCCTTCGACAAAATTGATGACAGTGGTTGGCTGGTGGATAAACTTTTGGCAATAGCGTCTGGTTGTCGCGATGTCGGTACCGCGCTTGTGGGGGTGCTTTTGTAAGTAGGCACGGGAAAAGCGACGCATAAACGGCATATCCAAAGCCCAGGCAGCAAGGCCTACAAAGGGCAGCCAGATAAGCTCCTGTTTAAGAAAAAACTTCGGCGCCGGAATACGCAAAGCAGCAAACTCGATCAATAAGATAATGTCCAGATAACTCAGATGGTTAGCCACTATCAGGTACCAGCTTTGCGTACTCAGCTGACCACTGACGCGGTAATCAAAACAGACCGGGTTAAACAGTTTGATCAGCGCTACGCTGCATTTGCCGAAACACAGCATAAAGCTGTTCATGATCGGCGCCAGTGCCCGTTTAAATGCCGCTACGGGAATGACCAGCCGAATCAGGCCGAGCAGGATAACCAGGCCGCCCCAAAAAGCAAGATTAGCAAGCTGAAGAGGCAAATGGATTATAAAAATGACGGGCGCTAATAACTGCCTAACCATCGCTTATACTGCCTTCCAGTTTTCGAGTCGTTGATCTTTTATCAGCCATTGCTGATTAAGCCACTGTTGAAAACGGGCACGTTGCTCCGGGTTTTCAAAGTACTGCATAATATTCAGCTCGGCAGGGAACAGGCCCTCAAGCGGCTTTACATCTATATGCAGTTTTATACGGTCAACTGAGCCACTGATAAAATCCCAGAACGAAGGCGGTTTGCCGGGGTAATAAATTGTGACATCAATGAGTTGATGGAGCTGCCCGCCCATGGCATTGAGAACAAACGCAATACCGCCCGCTTTAGGTTTAAGCAAGTGTTTAAACGGAGAGTGTTGGCGACGCTGTTTGTCTGGCGTAAAGCGCGTGCCTTCAACAAAGTTCATGATACTGGCCGGTTTAAATTTGAATTTTTCACAGGCCTTTTGGGTGGTTTCCATATCCTTACCTTTAAGGTGCGGATGCTTGGCCAAAAACGTTTTGCTGTAGCGGCGCATAAATGGAAAATCCAGTGCCCACCATGCCAGCCCCAGTAATGGCACCCAAATAAGTTGTTGCTTGAGAAAGAATTTCAGAAAGGGCACGCGATGATTCAACACGCGCTGTAAAATTAAAATGTCTACCCAGGACTGGTGATTGGCAATCACCAGGTACCAGTCATTGCGGGACAACCCCTGTAAGCCACTCACTTCAATTCTGGTGCGACTAAACACCCGTTGATTGAGGTTATTCAGGCTTATCCAGGCTACTGCACATGCATCGAGCAGATACGTCATTGCCGTCCGCCAGCCTCTAATCGGTATCACTAATTTAAACACCGCCAGTACCAGTACAATGGGTACCCAAAAAAACGTATTTAAGCCATAAAACAATGCCGACAGTGCACCGTTAAGCATAGTCAGGTATTTTTTCAATGCTACATCACCCTGCAAATCACATATCGCGCTAGTTTATCGTAAAATCATGAGAGATCCGACAATAATGCGGGCAATTGTTGTAAATAGGTAGCTATTATCGCTGAATCCGCGCGTGCAGCACGTTTTTTGAACGGCGCATAAAATGTTGTTGGTGTAAAGCTAATCCGGGCGCAGTGTGGGGGTGGCCCAGGGGCGCCATTCTGCTGCAGATGTTGAATATTGGCCGTCTGTTTGGAGCAGTTCCCTGGTGTTAGCGGCAGATTGTAATAGAAACTGACTGACAAACTGCTGTACGGCTGGCTGCTGCGAGGCCGGCAACTGACAATGCCGGTGGCCGCCCACCTGACTGATACCGATATTTTGCGGCGTGCCTAATGCCTGCCAGACACTTTTAGCGACTTGAGAAGTGATAAAGGTGCTGCTGTTACCGAGCCACTCCATTGAGGTATTTTCAAGCACCAGCAACCCCCGTGGGGCTAGCAGGCCCATCAACTGATGGTGGTCAACCGGGAGCTGGGTGGTCGCGCCGCTAAAGCGTGAAAAGTTATCGCGAAACCATACATTTTCAGTAACGATTTGCTGTTGCGTCTGAACGTTTTGTCCCTGTTGCTGCTGATAATCTGAAATACGCCAGCTGGCGGCGCCACCAGAGCCAGATTCCTGGGCAATGGTGAGTTGAATGCGCTCGTCAAAGGCACCGGCCACGATCGCGCCTTTGCCATTCCTCGAACAGCCGGTCACCCCAATGCGCGTGCTGTCTATAAGCTGTTGGTCAGTGTTTTCGATAACGTCGAGAATGCGACTAATTCCCCAGCTCCACGCCATCATTGCACCAGCAGGATGATCGCTACCGAATAGCTCATAGAACTTACCGCGTCCCCTTGATTGCTGATTGTTTTGTTCCGCCAGCTCGCCATTGTTATAGGTAATCACCGCTACGCCAGCATCATTGAAAAGCTGGGTATCAAGACCATACTCGCCGAGCCGGATCATTGCCGGAAAGGGCGCTTTGCCAATGGCGGGCAAATGCAGTTGGGCGTTGAAGGCTATTGTGTTGCCCGATGCGCTGGCATGCACAGTCAGTTGCCGGGCCGTTACAGTGCCTGACACCACTGGAGGGGCCGGCGGTAACGGGCCGAGTTCCCAGTGCTCAAACTGAGCCTTGGTCCAGGCCCGCGCGCACTGCCATTGTGACCGGGAAGTGACATTTATAGCCTTGCCGTATACAAACGGATTGGGCAGGTGGCGAATGTCGTTTAATTGCGCAAAATCGGCGGCAGCGTATACCGGACACGCAGTATCATCTTTTAATGGCTTGCCCGAATTAGCATTGTTTGCTGAGGCTTGTATAGATGTCCCCAGGCTTGCTAAGACGAATAACGTCAATACCTTGAATCGCTGCATAGAAAATATGTTTGACCGCAAAATGAACGCCAGTGTGCAGGATGCCGCACGCAAGGCAAAATCATTTTTTTTAACAACGTATTTACGTTTTGATGCCTTTTGATTGTGCCACCGTGACTTTCGGGTATGTTTTGGCTGTTGCGTTAATCTATGGAGTAATAATGAACACTTTCCGGTTTAAAAAAGCGAAGTCTACGCTGGTGGGATTAGCCGTTTCGGTTATTCTTGGTACCGCAGGTTGTACGTCCGATACATCAGAGTCCGGACAAACTAATACTCAAAGCCAGGAGCAGCCCGCTTACCTCAATACCAGCTTGCCGATGCAGGAGCGGGTGAAAGATCTGGTCTCACGGATGACTCTGGAAGAAAAAATTGCGCAAATGTATAACGATGCGCCGGCGATAGAACGACTCAACGTACCGGCCTATGATTATTGGAACGAGGCGTTGCACGGTGTGGCTCGTGCCGGCAATGCTACCGTGTTTCCACAGGCCATTGGATTAGCGGCGATGTGGGACAAGGAACTGTTACACGAGATTGCCACCGTCATCTCAGATGAGGGCAGGGCAAAGCATCATTATTTCAAAAGCGCCGGGATAACCACGCGTTACACTGGATTAACCTACTGGTCGCCGAACATCAATATTTTTCGCGATCCACGTTGGGGGCGTGGCCAGGAAACATATGGTGAAGATCCGTTTTTAACCGGTGAGCTTGGCGTAGAATTTATAACCGGCTTGCAGGGTGACGATGACACCTATTTAAAAAGCGCAGCCACTGCCAAGCATTTCGCTGTGCA encodes:
- a CDS encoding acyltransferase, whose amino-acid sequence is MLNGALSALFYGLNTFFWVPIVLVLAVFKLVIPIRGWRTAMTYLLDACAVAWISLNNLNQRVFSRTRIEVSGLQGLSRNDWYLVIANHQSWVDILILQRVLNHRVPFLKFFLKQQLIWVPLLGLAWWALDFPFMRRYSKTFLAKHPHLKGKDMETTQKACEKFKFKPASIMNFVEGTRFTPDKQRRQHSPFKHLLKPKAGGIAFVLNAMGGQLHQLIDVTIYYPGKPPSFWDFISGSVDRIKLHIDVKPLEGLFPAELNIMQYFENPEQRARFQQWLNQQWLIKDQRLENWKAV
- a CDS encoding SDR family NAD(P)-dependent oxidoreductase, which translates into the protein MNLLVIGASGAIGQAVIKQLADTFSDAHIYAVSRSAPEVDGALQARVTPVSIDSQDESAISRWLNECADNSITFHHVVCTTGILHDDMVTPEKRLEDISADALHHYFAVNTVIPALWLKHLVNFFPAAHSTFTLLSARVGSIADNHLGGWYGYRASKAALNMLVKTAAVEYGRRAKHTSLICYHPGTVDSALSAPFQRNVKPEKLFTPAFTAKQLVSIIQQRDVSESPYFLDWDNKPIAW
- a CDS encoding acyltransferase, whose protein sequence is MVRQLLAPVIFIIHLPLQLANLAFWGGLVILLGLIRLVIPVAAFKRALAPIMNSFMLCFGKCSVALIKLFNPVCFDYRVSGQLSTQSWYLIVANHLSYLDIILLIEFAALRIPAPKFFLKQELIWLPFVGLAAWALDMPFMRRFSRAYLQKHPHKRGTDIATTRRYCQKFIHQPTTVINFVEGTRFTPLKHAKSQSPYTHLLAPKAGGIAFTLATMGELFTNILDISLLYPQNTRHPMLAMLSGQMRHIIVDVNVLDIPSTAIGDYYNDTTFKTGFQQWVNSLWHAKDRKIAQLKKGM
- the msrA gene encoding peptide-methionine (S)-S-oxide reductase MsrA; translated protein: MTTSSTTPASATLAGGCFWCIESAFNQVQGIELAVSGYAGGETDSPTYEQVCSGNTGHAEVVRLTYNPEQITYREILEIFFALHDPTQLNRQGNDVGTQYRSAVFYHDEAQKAEADAIIKEMTDDEIWPDPIVTEVVPLTNYYEAEAYHQSYFKNNPQNQYCAMVVAPKLAKFKKTFAERLR
- a CDS encoding DUF2884 family protein, which gives rise to MKTIATALLMTSALCAQPALAHIEIDNQCNMQLHGSVTYDHGDLTITTEDGEKVLITPAHQLYVDGQVISLNDDEQRWVTDYYTSIESAIPMTVEIARDGIKIASYAVTEVFSELLGADHELTDDFDELFIDLSAQIDERFFAADGTYRFDSTNLNGDWADAAWSEQLDSKIDDLVERSMGHFLMAIGRQMLFADGDMDDFAARMENFGETIEQRVEGEAEALESKADELCTVLAKADYAETRMQQNIAALKGLDLLETDGRSALQQ
- a CDS encoding alpha/beta hydrolase family protein codes for the protein MQRFKVLTLFVLASLGTSIQASANNANSGKPLKDDTACPVYAAADFAQLNDIRHLPNPFVYGKAINVTSRSQWQCARAWTKAQFEHWELGPLPPAPPVVSGTVTARQLTVHASASGNTIAFNAQLHLPAIGKAPFPAMIRLGEYGLDTQLFNDAGVAVITYNNGELAEQNNQQSRGRGKFYELFGSDHPAGAMMAWSWGISRILDVIENTDQQLIDSTRIGVTGCSRNGKGAIVAGAFDERIQLTIAQESGSGGAASWRISDYQQQQGQNVQTQQQIVTENVWFRDNFSRFSGATTQLPVDHHQLMGLLAPRGLLVLENTSMEWLGNSSTFITSQVAKSVWQALGTPQNIGISQVGGHRHCQLPASQQPAVQQFVSQFLLQSAANTRELLQTDGQYSTSAAEWRPWATPTLRPD
- a CDS encoding thiol-disulfide oxidoreductase DCC family protein yields the protein MKTNNVPELTLFYDGGCPLCAIEMRHLKRLNTAGKLAFVDIMDDDFAQRYPHLEWQALNDRIHGQQPDGTMLIGLDVTYQAWKLVGRGWVYAPLRWPLIKPLADRFYLWFARHRYKVSYWLTGQKRCLPCEAKK
- a CDS encoding sodium-dependent transporter, which gives rise to MSGAREQFGSRLGFILAAAGSAVGIGNLVGFPVGAAKNGGGAFLVMYAIFVFAICLPVMMAEMAVGRKAKKDPLGAYSALTDNSAKWKIAGWLSIITPFMIAVFYLVITVWIFGYLYGAVTGDLALLAEPDTFGTFINSPIIFVYMAVVLGIVYLILQGGVKEGIEKAAKLLMPALFVMLVLLVIFVLTQDNAMAGVYFYLVPDFSKITASVVNGALSQAFFSLSLGMGIMITYGSYIDRSADIPGSAKLVALTDTAVAFTAGLMILPAIFSFNPNTNPAELSESSIGMIFSFLPQIFLALQTSIGFVGASVVASLFFLLVFFAAITSLVSIFEVPVAALMDEKDYSRRKSLVVLGALLVLFAMFCALSFGFVPFFTEFTSYAGATKSFFQVVYDVFYDTILPLNGFLICIFVMYRWKRHNFNEALEEGSPDYKGSWVEKYVNISVSVFIPIILLGIFINTVALIYFGVSLFG
- a CDS encoding mechanosensitive ion channel family protein, which translates into the protein MVTAETLRERFVALLQNLDASIVLNSTLYNAFALGVVLAIALITLLVSRVLLRSVINKWILKSRTRWDDALHNHGFFNRLIHLLPAITIFLTAQVLLTSDSLMHNMLLKTSLLYLMFTGVLCFSALLNTLEDWYNTTPFAAQASITGFVQVAKLIVVILFLLLSVSLIVDRNPLLLLSGLTAIAAVLLLIFRDTILGFVAGIQITANRLFTNGDWIQVDKFAVDGEIIELGLTNVKVRNWDNTISTIPTYSLTNEAIKNWRGMQESGGRRIKRSVYVDIHSIKLYNDESLKKVAKIRFIADYIAAKVDELQRYHKDNSIDESDLLNRRALSNIGTFRAYLEAYLTKHPKINQDMTLMVRQLPPNELGLPLEVYCFCRDKSWVAYEKVQADIFDHIMAMMPQFELRAYQRDSHLGNFMPANQGQPPSAETLCDETPKAHQADKKK
- a CDS encoding NAD-dependent epimerase/dehydratase family protein; translated protein: MAGNSNKLLLCGCGWLGGYLASHFANSKQITGTTRSQDKAQQLQQEGVKALLFALGDNPDSLSAHSANSTVILNIPPGRRNTDLDGFTRHMCELITALYRNQPPQQLIFISTTSVYGDQDGDITTGSPVAPTTASGEAHVAIEQHIQQCAPENGYILRLAGLVGPDRHPVKSLAGRTLSGANQVVNLVHVDDVVTTIGALMTQQPKQKLWHLSSSAHPMRGEYYPKMANQLGLAPIEFSDGSDHSTLPTGKSINPQATLDALGMTLEFASPWQMKPV